A genomic region of Papaver somniferum cultivar HN1 chromosome 7, ASM357369v1, whole genome shotgun sequence contains the following coding sequences:
- the LOC113299350 gene encoding uncharacterized protein LOC113299350 codes for MAENKLEHILFLRDTAPSLPSPCRVKVASTDGDESSDLELIPSYFFEEDDDSIQLDLIPQFLFVENEGVDSLQGVRVQFEEIAKSYMNVFSKLIQAKIDGVKDFEMLNCFNFFEELCKNPEYLKELFLYHNKLLSMDCFFLHLDNTRCLFDRAYCSWFDRILRAYNASFGEELSQTIMGFSRENNSAWIPDPSIRLPTGLLYATGDTFCERCKRGATADQCLCYGCFAVFIVSTHYSQPYPFNTFTILVDKCFDYRGYVLELAYKLRYHTKFQYLYLIMFVLVGKGDSDVGGKLQDCLLQDGNTITQNCNVQSFDMLLTQIGFYTINFSKVYFFKYIILIAFICVSLPTAEFLRIIFDRGKEIAPVARGSVFDRHISKFYFTSCLIVSKGLIFTDAYDGKSAYELILEFEYHLVMWFGILHVFEFVIDGERCDASQLVTQMPHPDYILWFILILQMARKKEVGSTPELCGQLFLMVASLAHLMTLYKHNPFGGFHTTIYTIPVLLLPLLPQMTHQHVFASWPFITEVYAVTCDIKFTYEVRVYTAVSEQPERLASKSFIPCQILKAEEMLNQLRHLILCKVKIDGGRDQLTSVLGDTVFKDLTRVFAGSLGTGLLAHNQGNYNDCTNKWERTLHLHPTIFVFLTHLTLHVAATVCVVALLSEIRRNLKQQVDLDKSMGHMYEKIPTVEGGSEQDLCAKFIWTLRLSNFKVRAIATDGAFLTQSHEKTLKQKQLALIFILEDKDVLEGKVLSCTWLGEEVPISHLVSVNIVLETIIVLGLFWLSLSIVRVA; via the exons ATGGCAGAAAATAAATTAGAACATATCTTGTTCCTTAGAGATACTGctccatctcttccatctccttGCCGAGTCAAAGTCGCTTCTACAGATGGTGATGAATCTTCAGATTTAGAGTTGATTCCTTcttatttctttgaagaagatgatgattctaTCCAATTGGATTTAATTCCCCAATTTTTATTTGTTGAAAACGAAGGTGTTGATTCACTTCAAGGTGTGAGGGTACAATTTGAGGAAATTGCAAAATCATATATGAATGTCTTCTCCAAGTTGATTCAAGCCAAAATTGACGGCGTGAAAGATTTTGAGATGCTAAATTGCTTCAATTTTTTTGAGGAGCTTTGCAAAAATCCTGAGTACTTGAAGGAGTTgttcttatatcacaacaagTTACTCTCTATGGATTGCTTTTTTCTCCATCTTGATAATACTCGATGCTTATTTGATCGAG CCTATTGTAGCTGGTTTGATCGAATTCTTAGAGCCTATAATGCATCTTTTGGAGAGGAACTTTCACAAACGATTATGGGCTTCAGTCGCGAAAATAATTCTGCTTGGATTCCGGATCCTTCTATTAGACTTCCAACTGGTTTGCTTTATGCTACAGGGGACACATTCTGTGAACGGTGTAAGAGAGGAGCAACGGCGGACCAATGTTTGTGTTATGGTTGCTTTGCAGTCTTCATTGTTAGCACGCATTATTCACAACCATATCCATTTAATACTTTCACTATCTTGGTGGATAAATGCTTTGACTATCGAGGATACGTTCTTGAACTGGCCTATAAGCTACGGTACcatacaaaatttcaatatttatatctaatCATGTTTGTGTTGGTTGGAAAGGGTGACAGTGATGTAGGTGGTAAGCTGCAAGACTGCCTACTCCAAGACGGCAACACAATAACTCAGAATTGCAATGTTCAGTCTTTCGATATGCTTCTTACACAAATCGGTTTCTACACAATCAATTTCAGCAAGGTATACTTCTTCAAATACATAATTCTTATAGCTTTTATATGTGTCAGTTTACCTACTGCTGAGTTTCTTCGCATCATATTTGATCGTGGTAAAGAAATTGCACCTGTAGCGAGAGGTTCTGTTTTTGATAGACATATTTCCAAATTCTATTTTACTTCTTGTTTGATTGTTAGTAAGGGGTTGATTTTCACGGATGCTTATGATGGCAAATCTGCTTATGAGCTGATTTTGGAATTTGAGTACCATTTGGTTATGTGGTTTGGAATCTTGCATGTGTTTGAGTTTGTTATCGATGGAGAAAGGTGTGATGCTAGTCAGTTGGTTACTCAAATGCCGCATCCAGATTATATTCTATGGTTTATTTTGATACTTCAAATGGCACGGAAAAAGGAGGTTGGCAGTACACCAGAACTGTGTGGTCAGTTGTTTCTCATGGTTGCTAGTCTTGCGCACCTGATGACACTTTACAAGCACAACCCCTTCGGTGGTTTTCACACTACAATCTACACTATTCCCGTGTTGCTCTTACCGCTACTACCACAGATGACTCATCAACATGTATTTGCATCATGGCCATTTATCACTGAAGTTTATGCTGTCACTTGTGACATAAAATTCACATATGAGGTGAGGGTCTATACTGCAGTTTCTGAACAACCAGAACGACTTGCATCCAAAAGTTTTATTCCTTGTCAAATTCTGAAAGCTGAAGAAATGTTGAATCAGCTGCGTCATCTTATTTTGTGTAAGGTCAAGATTGATGGGGGAAGAGATCAATTGACTAGTGTGCTTGGTGATACAGTGTTTAAGGACCTCACGAGGGTATTCGCTGGCAGTTTGGGTACTGGTCTTTTAGCACATAATCAAGGGAACTACAATGACTGTACCAACAAGTGGGAGAGGACCTTGCATCTACATCCaacaatttttgtttttttgactcACTTAACTCTGCATGTTGCTGCCACAGTCTGTGTAGTTGCATTACTTTCTGAGATTAGAAGGAACCTCAAGCAACAAGTGGATCTTGACAAGTCCATGGGCCACATGTATGAGAAGATACCAACTGTTGAAGGTGGAAGTGAGCAAGATCTTTGTGCAAAATTTATATGGACCCTACGACTTTCAAATTTCAAGGTAAGAGCTATTGCTACTGACGGTGCATTCCTAACACAATCACATGAGAAGACACTTAAACAAAAACAGTTGGCTTTAatcttcatccttgaggacaaggatgttttggaGGGGAAGGTATTGTCATGTACCTGGCTAGGAGAGGAGGTGCCCATATCCCATTTAGTGTCAGTAAATATAGTATTAGAGACAATAATAGTACTTGGGTTATTTTGGTTGTCTTTATCAATTGTAAGGGTGGCTTAG